A genomic region of Sporichthyaceae bacterium contains the following coding sequences:
- a CDS encoding NUDIX domain-containing protein, whose amino-acid sequence MSLHADAVGVLTAYQPEDPVQQQLRADYLAHLAAHDDALWRTCAPAHITASALVLDVDLQHVGLVLHPRAGLWLQPGGHCEPSDATLADAALREATEETLIEGLRILGGPVLLDRHPAPCRRKRPDVEHHLDVMYAALAPVGAQPVASEESDDAAWFPFDALPENTDDAVRTLVRVALARARA is encoded by the coding sequence GTGAGTCTGCACGCCGACGCGGTCGGCGTGCTGACGGCGTATCAGCCCGAGGACCCGGTCCAACAGCAGTTGCGCGCGGATTACCTGGCGCACCTGGCCGCGCACGACGACGCGTTGTGGCGCACCTGCGCGCCCGCGCACATCACCGCCTCCGCACTGGTGCTGGATGTGGACCTGCAGCACGTCGGTCTGGTGTTGCACCCGCGCGCCGGGCTGTGGTTACAGCCCGGCGGGCACTGCGAACCGAGCGATGCCACGTTGGCCGACGCGGCGCTGCGCGAGGCCACCGAGGAGACCCTGATCGAGGGTCTACGCATCCTCGGCGGACCGGTGCTGCTGGATCGCCATCCCGCGCCCTGCCGGCGCAAACGCCCGGACGTGGAGCACCACCTGGACGTGATGTACGCCGCTCTCGCCCCCGTCGGCGCGCAACCGGTGGCCAGCGAGGAGTCGGATGACGCCGCCTGGTTCCCGTTCGACGCGTTGCCGGAGAACACCGACGACGCGGTGCGCACGCTGGTCCGGGTGGCATTGGCCAGAGCGCGGGCATGA